A segment of the Bacillus licheniformis DSM 13 = ATCC 14580 genome:
ACCCAGCCCATATCTGAATCACTATTATGATAAATGGTCTGCCACCAGCCGCTGACCTGGTCGGCTCCCCATACATTGTTGAATATGTAGTATTTTTTGTTTTTAAAATACAATTTATCCGACGGGTTTGATGACGAAGCGGCAAATGCTGAGAGCGGCCCTGCCAGCACTATGATGCATACGGCACCCCATAGCAGAATGGATTTTAGCAAATGGTTGTTTTTCACGTATTAAAAACCTCCTCATATTTATACATCATATTATAAAAAAGAACGACAAGGTGCACATTCGTAAAAAGTCATGATTTTCCATAGATATATCCTCTTATCTTTGAATAAATATCCATTTTATTGAAATAAGGAACGGCCATCGAACTAAAAAACAGCCGCGGCCAACCGCAGCTGTTTTTAAAAATCCGTTTTTTTCACTTCGATGAAACGGATATGATGATCTTCAGCATCAAGAATTTTAAATTCGCACCCCTCAGTTTTAAGGATGTCCCCGTTTTTCAGCTCCATCTTTTGCGTCAAAAGCCAGCCGGCGATCGTATCGACTTCTTCGTTTTCTATCGCGATATGAAGGAGGTCATTCACTTCGTCGATTAAAGCTTTTCCGTCCATAATATAATGATGTTCGCCTTTTTTTATAATGTGCGGCATTTCGTCCTGATCAAACTCATCCCTGATTTCTCCGACGATTTCCTCTAATATGTCTTCTACCGTAACCAGCCCTGCCGTTCCGCCGTACTCATCAACAAGAATGGCCATATGGATCCGTTCCTTCTGCATGCGAATCAAGAGCTCCTGGATCGGTATGTTCTCAATCACCCTGATGACAGGCCTCATTAAGTCAGTTAAAGGAATCGTCTCGTCGAGAAAATACGATTTAAACAAGTCCTTGCTGTTGACAATTCCGATAATATGGTCTTTATCGTCCTTAATAACCGGATATCTCGTGTAGCGTTCATTAATGACGGTTTCAATCGCTTCTTTTATGGATTGATCGGCCATAAGCGTCGCCATCTCCGTTCTCGGCACCATGATTTCCCGGGCCAGCCTGTTGTCAAATTCAAAAATTTTGTTGACGTATTTATACTCAGACTGATTGATTTCCCCTTTTTTATAGCTTTCAGACAGCATAAGCCGCAGCT
Coding sequences within it:
- a CDS encoding hemolysin family protein, with the protein product MNILNLILVILLIAATAFFVVAEFAIVKIRGTKIDQLVESGDKRAIAAKRVVTNLDEYLSACQLGITITALGLGWLGESTFEQIIHPLFELFGLPESVLRVASVVAAFIIITFLHVVVGELAPKTIAIQKAEAVSLWTAKPLILFYKIMFPFIKLLNGSARLLTKLFGFHSVKEHEVAISEEELRLMLSESYKKGEINQSEYKYVNKIFEFDNRLAREIMVPRTEMATLMADQSIKEAIETVINERYTRYPVIKDDKDHIIGIVNSKDLFKSYFLDETIPLTDLMRPVIRVIENIPIQELLIRMQKERIHMAILVDEYGGTAGLVTVEDILEEIVGEIRDEFDQDEMPHIIKKGEHHYIMDGKALIDEVNDLLHIAIENEEVDTIAGWLLTQKMELKNGDILKTEGCEFKILDAEDHHIRFIEVKKTDF